From Bacteroidota bacterium:
TTATTACGCCTATATTATTATAGCAATGGATTACGACTCTTTTTCATTAAGTGGCGGCACACCTTATCTTGTAAAAGCACAAAAGGTAGTAGCCAATGCTCAAAATGCTACAGAAAAAGGTTGGAAAAGCTTTGATGGCAACAAAAACAGATACTGGTTGGTAGAAAATTTATTGGATAAATTATATTACCCAATACGAGAATTTACTTATAAATACCACCGACTGGGCTTGGATGTAATGAGTAACAATCCTCCGCAAGGAAGGTCTGTAATGATGGAAAGTTTAGAAGGATTGAAGGCAATACACAAACTACGTCCGCTTTCTTTTAATATGCAAGTGCTATTCTATGCTAAAGTAGATGAATTGGTAAATGTATTTAAACAAGCCGACCCTGCAGATAGAACAAAGGTATCTGCATTATTAATGGATATAAATCCGGGGAATAGCAATAAGTATCAGAAAATATTACAACCGTAGATTAATTGGTTGTACCCATCAACTTATTTATTCTATCTAATTTATCTTTTTGTGAGGTACGTGTATATAGCTGTTTTAAAGCAAATAGCGTATTGTTGTCTTTCCCGTTAATCTCCAAAGCACTTTCTAAATAAGGAATTGCTTTTGCAAATTCTTCATCTGCCTTTTTATTCTGAACTGCAAATTTTGCGTGATCCATTATGTTATCAGCATTTTTACTAATACTTACCCCTACATTGTTATAAAGAATTCCTAAGTTGTAAAGCGCATCAAAAAATTTAGGATTTAGTTCAATTGCTTTTTTATAATTAGACTCTGCTTTGCTAAATAATTCTTGGTAGTTTGCAGGCTTAGGAGCATCTTCGCCTTTTGCATCCTTGGGGTTTGCTAAATTGTCGTAAATATTGCCCAATACAAGATACAAGTTGGCATCTGTAGGATTATTCTTTATTGCTTTATCTAAATTGTCAGATGCTTCCTTGTTTTTTCCAACTCGTAAAAAATAATTGGTTTCTGTAATTAATAAATTGGGGTCATTCGGATAAGCTTGTCTCCCTTTTGTCATGGCGCTAACAGCAGAAGCTGTATCTTTTAAATTGTAACACGCGGTAATCAAAGCTGAATAGGTATTCGCCTTGCCAAACTTCATATCAATTAATTTCTCATACAAAGATTTAGCCTTCGAAAAATTCCCCAATTTTTCTGAAACAATAGCAGCGTTGTTTGAATTTACGGTATCCACCTTCCCCATGATAGTATTACATTCAAATGCTGTTTCAAACATTTTTAGAGCATCTTCAAGTGCTTTATTATTGTATGCTGTGATGCCTTTGTTTTCGAAATGAATAGCACACTCTTTTTGTTTTTGAGCAACTTCGTCTTT
This genomic window contains:
- a CDS encoding DUF4835 family protein, whose translation is YYAYIIIAMDYDSFSLSGGTPYLVKAQKVVANAQNATEKGWKSFDGNKNRYWLVENLLDKLYYPIREFTYKYHRLGLDVMSNNPPQGRSVMMESLEGLKAIHKLRPLSFNMQVLFYAKVDELVNVFKQADPADRTKVSALLMDINPGNSNKYQKILQP
- a CDS encoding tetratricopeptide repeat protein; this encodes MKTFRLVSCFLILYSSLNSQNKNVISAWKYLKDFQDFQEEPSLLKAKETIEPAILDAETKDDAKTWLYRGKIYHAIFDNNYRNELAKQKAEPDNSKKALIAYQNTNSLELITAYESYKKCIELDAKKQYKDEVAQKQKECAIHFENKGITAYNNKALEDALKMFETAFECNTIMGKVDTVNSNNAAIVSEKLGNFSKAKSLYEKLIDMKFGKANTYSALITACYNLKDTASAVSAMTKGRQAYPNDPNLLITETNYFLRVGKNKEASDNLDKAIKNNPTDANLYLVLGNIYDNLANPKDAKGEDAPKPANYQELFSKAESNYKKAIELNPKFFDALYNLGILYNNVGVSISKNADNIMDHAKFAVQNKKADEEFAKAIPYLESALEINGKDNNTLFALKQLYTRTSQKDKLDRINKLMGTTN